The following coding sequences lie in one bacterium genomic window:
- a CDS encoding DUF2905 domain-containing protein, with protein MAGLGKYLILFGIVIIFVGTLLLIAPKVPWLGRLPGDILIRKKKFTFYFPLATSIILSIILTVLINLFRK; from the coding sequence ATGGCTGGCCTTGGAAAATATCTGATCCTGTTCGGAATCGTCATCATCTTTGTGGGGACTCTCCTTCTCATCGCGCCAAAGGTCCCATGGCTGGGGCGTTTGCCGGGGGACATCCTTATCCGCAAAAAGAAATTTACCTTCTATTTTCCCCTGGCCACATCCATTATTCTCAGCATCATCCTCACGGTGCTGATCAACCTGTTCAGGAAATAA